From the genome of Candidatus Atribacteria bacterium ADurb.Bin276:
CCCGGCTTCCAAAAACGGCCAACACTTGCCTTGCTGCATCAATAGCCTCCCGGTCACGATCGATTCCAACTAAAACTCCCTGTTGAGCAACTTTTTCCAATATTGCTTTGGCGTGACCTCCACCACCAACCGTAGCATCAACATAAACGCCATTAGGATCGGTAACCAAATACTGAATAACCTCAACAACCATAACCGGCTGATGATAGTGAAACACCTCAAATCCCCGTATCCATAATTTCTTCTGTTATATCTTCATATTTTCCTTCGACTTCTGAGGCATATTGATCCCAAACCGATTCCGACCAAATTTCCATTCTTTCTCCAACTCCAACCGTGACCACTTTTTTATCTATTTCTGCATACTCTCTTAAATGCCGGGGAATAGTAATACGTCCTTGAGCATCTATGGTTTCTTCACTGGCATTGGCTAAGAAAATCCGGGCAAATTCTCTCCCTGCTTTCTTGGTCATAGGGAGAGATGCAACTTTCCCTGCTAAAACCTGCCAGGCTGTTTCGGAAAAAACAAATACACAATTTTCAATACCTTTGGTAACATAGAGGGTGTTGGATAAATCTTTTCTGAATTCATTGGGAATGATGAGTCTTCCCTTATTGTCAACTGAATGTCGATATTGTCCTAATAGCAATCGGACCCCTCCTGATAACCACTTTTCCCCACTTTCCCCCACAATTTACCACAAATATACCACTCTTCTCTCTTTTTGTAAATGCAATACGCTATTTTTACAAAAATATTTAAATTTTTTACAAAAATTTGCCGGTTGCTGATTTTTTTTGTGGTAGTTATTGCACAAGAAGAAGGCTGAGGGGGTTTTGGCAAACGGCGTCGAAGGGGCGAGGGGCGAAATTCTTAGAAGTCCGGTGTTTTTGCTGGACGACGTGAGGATCTCATTCTTTATAATTATTTAATATATTCCCCCATTGAGGGGGGATTCAGGGGGGTGTGCTTTTTTCTTTTTTATTTGATCACTTTTCAACAATTCTGGTATTTTTTGGATAGACCTTCATGCTACTTAGCAGCTCCAGATAAGGATGAAAATTATATACTCAAGAACCAATCTCCCCCTTTAGAAAAGGGGGTTAGGGGGATTTGAATTTTTTACTGTTCCGTCATTGCGAGGAACGTCTTATGCGACGTAGCAATCTCATTTTTATTTTTTTTAAAATAATGAAAAGGATGAGATCCTCACGGCTTCAAAAAACGAAGCCTCAGGATGACGTCGGCGGCGTCAGATGAGATTCTCACACCCTCACAAAGCGAGGGCTCAGGATGACGTTAATTCTTTTCTCTTTTCTTTATTTTCAAAATAAAAAAGGAAAAAGGGAAAAATAAAGAGGGCTTGAAAATCTCAGGAGCAATATATACTCAAACTACTCTTGAGGAAAAAAATCTCTTCCTTCCATCTGATTAATTGCCTTTTTAAACTCCACCCAACAGGGTCGATCCATACGAAATTCAGTATAAACCAAACCAACTTGAGGTAAAGCATGAGCATCAGAAAAACGTACCAAGCGACAGTTGTTTAACTTCAACTTCACACGGGCGTTGGAAGTTGCTAAAGCCGAAGAAATTTCCAAAACTGGAAAGGGGGGATAAGGCGGGAGAAAACCCAGTACCCCAATAATGCTGTAAACGCTTCGATCGACATGGGATGGAATTATGATTCCATCCTGAATTACCACCAACTGATACAGCTCTTCAACGGTAAGCGAAAGAGGAAAGGTTAAAAGTTCTTTTTTCTTTTCCACAATCTGACCGGCAGCGCCAATGACCCACTCTTCACCCCAAAGATTTTCATCAAGAGGAATTGGCTGGAAAAATTGCTGCAGGACTTGATAGAAGGAAAGTATCCGTTGATAAGTGGGGAAATAAGTAAGAAAATGGATCTCTTCTCGGGTTTCAACCTCCATGCCCGGGATGACCCAAACCCCAAATTGCTCACCTAAAGAAATAGTGACTTGCACATTCTCGCACGAGTTGTGATCAGTAATAGCTATGATGTCTAAATGTTTTTCCAAGGCTTCCAAGATAATACAATGGGGTAACATATCCCGTTCGGCGCAAGGAGATAATACACTATGGATATGAAGATCGGCACGGTAGACCCTTTCAGGCATGTTTTTTGGTTCCGTGAACACCAATCTTGGTTAACACCTCCACTGCTTGATAGCTGGTTAAGGAAGTTCGCAAAAGGGTTACTTTTTCTTTTTTGGCTTTCTCTATTGTCTGGGGATCAACTTCTTGAAAATTACTAATAACAATACAAGGCATGCCTACCAATACCGCAACGGCAATGATATTGGGATGAGAGTGAATGGTCACCCAGACACTCCCTTCACTGGCATTGGCAATACAATCACTGAGTAAATCACTACAATATCCTCCGGTGATTTCACTATTATTGAGGTCTCCCTCACAAAGAACTTCAGCTTCCAGCGGTTTTACAATGTCACTGACTTTCAATTTTCTTTTTTCCTCCTTCTTCACTCATGGTTTGAGGAACGCGACTGGCTAAATCAAAAATTTCTTTGGATATTTCACATAATTTTTCTCGTAACAAGAAGGGACAATCGATCTCTTGGGCTTTTCCTCTTACAATATCTTCGGCGAGCGATCGGCAGGTTGGGCAACCACAGGCGCCACAATCAAGGGCGGGAAGTTTTTCCAGTATCTTTTCAATTTGCTGGTATTTTTCAATCGCCTTACGATAGTCATTATCCAGCTTCAACACATCCCGAATTTCATAAGGATGAATTCTTTGGAAAGTTTTCTCTTTTCTCCACTCTTCCAACTGATGTTTTTCTGGAGGTTGAGGAGTGGAATGCTTTTTGATCAGATGGTTAACGTTGACTTTAGCAATAAAGGGATTCTGGACGGCAAAAACTCCTCCAATACAGCCTCCTACACAGGCTTGGGCTTCACAATAGATAACTTTTTTGAGTTCTCCCATCTCTATCTTTTCAAAAACTGAAATCACGTTATGAATCCCATCCACTGCCATATATTCCCCTTCGCCAAGGGATTCTTGTTCTCCTCCTGAACGAGCCCACCCAATGCCCTTCCAGGAAGCCAGTTGGCAAGATGATTCTTCGGGAAGACTGTCGATATCGTTGATTAAGCGGGGATAAATACTCGACATGGAAATGGCGCCATCAATTCGTTCAAGCGTTCCACTTGAGCGTCGGACCTCCATCACCTTAGCCGGACAGGGAGTAATAAAAAATACCCCAATTTCTTCGGGCTTGAAGCCTTTTTCCATGGCTTGCTTTCGAGCTATTTTAGCTGCTAAACCCAAGGGAGAGTCAAGAGGAAGGAGATTGTCGATCAGCGAGGGAAATTGAACTTCCACCAACCTGACAACCGCTGGACAGGCTGAGGAGATAATGGGAATATCCAGGTTGGTTTTTTTCAAGTATCGATCAATTTCATCGGCTAAAATTTCAGCTGCCCAGGCAACTTCAAATACTTCATTAAAACCTAACTTAACTAAGCCACCCAATAGTTTGCCGAGAGAAAGATTCCCTTTAAACTGGGCATAAAAAGCTGGAGCCGGTAAAGCGATCGTATATTTAAAATTTTTTAACAATTCCAGTGAATCGGTTTGGCCGTATTTAGCATGGTTGGGACAAGTTCGGATGC
Proteins encoded in this window:
- a CDS encoding cell division protein MraZ, which codes for MLLGQYRHSVDNKGRLIIPNEFRKDLSNTLYVTKGIENCVFVFSETAWQVLAGKVASLPMTKKAGREFARIFLANASEETIDAQGRITIPRHLREYAEIDKKVVTVGVGERMEIWSESVWDQYASEVEGKYEDITEEIMDTGI
- a CDS encoding DRTGG domain protein, whose translation is MKVSDIVKPLEAEVLCEGDLNNSEITGGYCSDLLSDCIANASEGSVWVTIHSHPNIIAVAVLVGMPCIVISNFQEVDPQTIEKAKKEKVTLLRTSLTSYQAVEVLTKIGVHGTKKHA
- the hydA_2 gene encoding Periplasmic (Fe) hydrogenase large subunit — translated: MNPEIFHSVLLDEEKCKGCTHCIRRCPTEAIRVKRGKARIDEDRCIDCGECIRTCPNHAKYGQTDSLELLKNFKYTIALPAPAFYAQFKGNLSLGKLLGGLVKLGFNEVFEVAWAAEILADEIDRYLKKTNLDIPIISSACPAVVRLVEVQFPSLIDNLLPLDSPLGLAAKIARKQAMEKGFKPEEIGVFFITPCPAKVMEVRRSSGTLERIDGAISMSSIYPRLINDIDSLPEESSCQLASWKGIGWARSGGEQESLGEGEYMAVDGIHNVISVFEKIEMGELKKVIYCEAQACVGGCIGGVFAVQNPFIAKVNVNHLIKKHSTPQPPEKHQLEEWRKEKTFQRIHPYEIRDVLKLDNDYRKAIEKYQQIEKILEKLPALDCGACGCPTCRSLAEDIVRGKAQEIDCPFLLREKLCEISKEIFDLASRVPQTMSEEGGKKKIESQ